One window from the genome of Pseudomonas fluorescens encodes:
- a CDS encoding chemotaxis protein CheW — protein MGAIATTRQTALAVEEEAQYLTFMLGTEMFAIGILCIKEIIEYGNLTVVPMMPTFVRGVINLRGAVVPVVDLSARFGRPNSAISRRSCVVIIEASSADGQAQDIGLLVDTVSAVLEIPASQIEPPPSFGAKIRADFISGMAKVDGKFVIVLEVDRVLSIDEMSQLAEASPNALEVDAP, from the coding sequence ATGGGCGCCATCGCGACCACACGTCAAACCGCCCTCGCGGTCGAGGAAGAAGCGCAATACCTGACGTTTATGCTCGGCACGGAGATGTTTGCCATCGGCATCCTGTGCATCAAGGAAATCATCGAATACGGCAACCTGACCGTGGTGCCGATGATGCCGACCTTCGTGCGCGGGGTGATCAACCTGCGGGGCGCGGTCGTGCCGGTCGTCGACCTGTCGGCCCGTTTCGGTCGGCCGAATTCGGCGATCAGCCGGCGCTCGTGCGTGGTGATCATCGAGGCGTCCAGCGCCGACGGCCAGGCCCAGGACATTGGCCTGCTGGTGGACACGGTGTCGGCGGTGCTGGAAATCCCGGCCTCGCAGATCGAGCCGCCACCGAGCTTCGGCGCGAAGATCCGAGCCGATTTCATCAGTGGCATGGCCAAGGTCGATGGCAAGTTCGTCATCGTGCTGGAGGTGGACCGCGTGCTGTCCATCGACGAAATGTCCCAACTCGCCGAAGCCAGCCCGAACGCGCTGGAAGTGGATGCCCCGTGA
- a CDS encoding CheR family methyltransferase has product MNTDTCKERPANALALSDREFSQFQSWLYQAAGISLSEAKKALVAGRLFKRLKHYGLDSYGEYFKLIMNGQRTDELQVALDLLTTNETYFFREPKHFDFLRQHVLPHATPGKTFRLWSAASSSGEEPYSLAMTLAEGLGTTPWEVIGSDISSQVLAKARSGHYPMERARTLPQPLLVKYCLKGTGSQQGTFLIDRALRNRVNFIQVNLNDTLPELGEFDVIFLRNVMIYFDQPTKSKVVARLIPRLKPGGYFIVSHSESLNGVSDALKLVAPSIYRKP; this is encoded by the coding sequence GTGAACACCGATACCTGCAAGGAACGCCCGGCAAACGCGCTGGCGCTCAGTGACCGAGAATTCAGCCAGTTTCAGTCCTGGCTGTACCAGGCCGCCGGCATCAGCCTGTCCGAGGCCAAGAAAGCCCTGGTGGCCGGGCGTCTGTTCAAACGCCTCAAGCACTATGGGCTGGACAGCTACGGCGAGTATTTCAAGCTGATCATGAACGGTCAGCGCACCGATGAATTACAAGTGGCGCTGGACCTGCTGACGACCAACGAAACCTATTTTTTCCGCGAGCCCAAGCATTTCGATTTCCTGCGCCAACACGTACTGCCCCACGCAACGCCGGGCAAGACCTTCCGCCTGTGGAGCGCGGCCAGCTCTTCCGGGGAAGAACCCTATAGCCTGGCCATGACCCTGGCCGAAGGGCTGGGCACCACGCCCTGGGAAGTGATCGGTTCGGACATCAGCAGCCAGGTGCTGGCCAAGGCGCGCTCCGGGCATTATCCGATGGAACGCGCCCGCACCCTGCCCCAGCCGCTGCTGGTGAAATATTGCCTCAAGGGCACCGGCAGCCAGCAAGGCACGTTCCTCATCGACCGGGCGTTGCGCAACCGGGTCAACTTCATCCAGGTCAATCTCAACGACACCTTGCCGGAGCTGGGGGAGTTCGATGTGATCTTCCTGCGCAACGTCATGATCTATTTCGACCAACCGACCAAAAGCAAAGTGGTCGCGCGCTTGATCCCCCGGCTCAAGCCCGGCGGGTATTTCATCGTCAGCCACTCGGAGAGTCTCAACGGTGTGTCCGACGCGTTGAAACTGGTGGCGCCCTCGATTTACCGCAAACCATGA